From Zhongshania aliphaticivorans, one genomic window encodes:
- a CDS encoding ABC transporter ATP-binding protein → MSAIISVSNLNKIYAGGFRALNNISLDIRRGEIFALLGPNGAGKTTLISIICGIVNPSSGTISADGHDIVRDYRAARSKIGLVPQELCTDGFESVMATVKFSRGLFGKPPNPAYIEQILRQLSLWDKKDSRIMSLSGGMKRRVMIAKALSHEPEILFLDEPTAGVDVELRRDMWNMVRGLRQRGVTIILTTHYIEEAEEMADRIGVINKGEIVLVEDKRVLMDKLGQKQLRLQLQKPLAVLPQELQAYPLSLGNEGMELIYHFDTQSEHTGIADLFRRLDEHGIDYKDLQSRQRSLEEIFVSLVSAQPPADAPQASELMS, encoded by the coding sequence GTGTCGGCCATTATTAGCGTATCCAATCTGAATAAAATCTATGCTGGGGGCTTTCGGGCTCTGAATAATATTAGTCTCGATATTCGCCGAGGTGAAATTTTTGCGCTGCTTGGTCCCAACGGTGCTGGCAAAACCACCTTGATTAGTATTATTTGCGGCATTGTCAATCCTAGTAGCGGGACAATCAGTGCTGACGGCCACGATATTGTGCGGGACTATCGCGCGGCCCGCAGCAAGATAGGCTTGGTGCCGCAAGAGCTCTGCACAGATGGTTTTGAAAGCGTGATGGCAACGGTCAAGTTTAGTCGAGGTTTGTTCGGTAAGCCCCCTAATCCCGCGTACATCGAACAAATTCTCCGTCAACTATCGCTGTGGGATAAAAAGGATTCGCGGATCATGTCCTTGTCGGGTGGCATGAAGCGCCGGGTGATGATTGCGAAGGCGCTATCGCATGAGCCTGAAATCCTGTTTTTAGATGAGCCGACCGCGGGGGTAGATGTGGAGCTGCGTCGGGATATGTGGAATATGGTGCGGGGGCTGCGGCAGCGGGGCGTGACAATTATTCTGACCACCCACTATATAGAAGAGGCCGAAGAAATGGCTGACCGAATTGGCGTGATTAACAAAGGCGAAATAGTTCTGGTAGAAGACAAGCGTGTGTTGATGGATAAGCTTGGGCAAAAGCAACTGCGCCTGCAGTTGCAAAAGCCCTTGGCTGTGCTGCCGCAGGAGCTGCAAGCTTATCCTTTAAGTCTGGGTAATGAGGGAATGGAATTAATTTACCATTTTGATACCCAAAGTGAGCACACCGGCATTGCGGATCTCTTCCGCCGCCTCGATGAGCACGGCATTGACTATAAAGACTTACAATCGCGGCAACGCTCTCTAGAGGAAATTTTTGTTAGCCTGGTATCTGCCCAGCCACCCGCTGACGCGCCGCAGGCATCGGAGCTAATGTCATGA
- a CDS encoding M48 family metallopeptidase, translated as MKMIKPVLALLLAATVVACAESPTGRRQMLLFSDGEMSQMGGTAFEEMKKKMTINKDGATNRYVSCVADAITASLPSEWRGSWEVVVFQEASANAFALPGKKIGVHTGIFSVAKNADQLATVIGHEVGHVLAHHSAERMSVQSVAGTGTQLVGVLLGEGAGKETVMGLLGLGTQYGVVLPYGRAQESEADLVGLDLMAKSGFNPEASISLWQNMSAASGGQPPEFMSTHPSHASRIKDLQRQLATATPLYQQAQARGIKPVCKR; from the coding sequence ATGAAGATGATTAAGCCAGTTTTGGCCTTGTTATTGGCGGCAACTGTGGTGGCTTGTGCGGAGTCACCTACTGGGCGCCGTCAAATGCTTTTGTTTTCAGATGGTGAAATGTCGCAGATGGGCGGCACAGCGTTTGAAGAAATGAAAAAGAAAATGACCATCAATAAGGACGGCGCGACGAATCGCTATGTTAGTTGTGTTGCTGATGCGATTACCGCCAGCCTACCCTCGGAGTGGCGGGGCAGTTGGGAGGTTGTGGTATTTCAGGAAGCCTCAGCTAACGCCTTTGCATTACCGGGTAAAAAAATTGGTGTTCATACCGGTATATTCTCTGTGGCGAAAAATGCTGATCAGCTCGCGACGGTAATTGGTCATGAAGTGGGCCATGTCTTGGCGCATCACAGTGCCGAGCGGATGTCGGTGCAAAGTGTCGCCGGTACGGGTACCCAGTTAGTGGGGGTGTTATTGGGTGAAGGGGCAGGTAAAGAGACTGTGATGGGCTTGCTTGGCTTGGGTACGCAATATGGGGTTGTGCTACCTTACGGTCGGGCTCAAGAGTCAGAAGCCGATTTAGTGGGTTTGGATTTAATGGCGAAGTCGGGCTTTAACCCTGAGGCGAGTATTAGTCTGTGGCAAAACATGAGTGCAGCCAGTGGCGGTCAGCCGCCTGAGTTTATGTCGACCCACCCCTCCCACGCGTCGCGGATTAAAGATTTGCAAAGGCAGTTAGCGACAGCAACCCCCCTCTACCAGCAGGCGCAGGCCAGAGGTATTAAGCCGGTGTGTAAGCGCTAA
- a CDS encoding esterase-like activity of phytase family protein, with product MSILRIRTFIGMLCTCIAVAAQLTFATTASAAPARHIEINSTLLTEMSGITASAHHNNRYWAHNDSGDRPRLVAFNEQGQHLTELRIKGASAFDWEDIDSFSDTTGSYLVLADIGDNMAFRPYTDVYVIAEPTVLKSPVMEASVQRHFMLINEDGPRDAEALAVDSAERFVYLLSKRDVHPRLYRFSLDALTEQPVPLNYLGEIRSIPSVDKHQAQGAGRITRFSPTAMAFSPNGDAAIIVTLGKTYYFPRKQNQSWLQVLNATPVVVNVKSLPQIEAGTFSRDGKRLLIGSEGVPAKMEILDRPTAK from the coding sequence ATGAGCATACTCAGAATTCGCACCTTCATCGGCATGCTGTGCACTTGTATTGCCGTGGCCGCCCAGCTTACTTTTGCCACAACTGCAAGCGCTGCTCCAGCCCGCCATATCGAAATCAACAGCACCTTACTCACCGAGATGAGCGGCATCACTGCAAGCGCTCATCACAATAATCGTTACTGGGCACATAACGACAGTGGCGACCGCCCCCGCCTAGTTGCCTTTAATGAGCAGGGGCAACACCTCACTGAGCTACGTATCAAAGGCGCTAGCGCTTTTGATTGGGAAGATATAGACAGCTTTAGCGACACCACTGGCAGCTATTTAGTCCTTGCTGATATTGGCGACAATATGGCGTTTCGGCCCTACACGGACGTGTATGTAATAGCCGAGCCTACTGTGCTGAAATCGCCGGTGATGGAAGCCAGCGTGCAACGCCATTTCATGCTAATAAACGAAGACGGCCCCCGAGACGCCGAAGCCCTCGCGGTAGACAGCGCCGAGCGCTTTGTCTATTTGCTGAGTAAACGCGACGTCCACCCTCGCCTCTACCGCTTTTCCCTAGACGCGCTGACAGAACAGCCAGTGCCATTGAATTATTTAGGGGAGATCCGCAGTATCCCAAGTGTCGACAAACACCAAGCTCAAGGCGCCGGACGCATCACTCGTTTTTCTCCAACAGCGATGGCATTTAGCCCTAACGGTGACGCCGCCATTATTGTCACCCTCGGTAAAACCTACTATTTTCCGCGCAAACAAAATCAAAGCTGGCTGCAAGTCTTAAACGCAACACCCGTCGTGGTGAACGTAAAATCCCTGCCGCAAATTGAAGCCGGAACCTTTAGCCGAGACGGCAAACGTCTACTGATTGGCTCAGAAGGCGTTCCCGCGAAAATGGAAATATTAGACCGGCCCACAGCAAAATAA
- a CDS encoding TetR/AcrR family transcriptional regulator — protein MSTSEISAGATEVKPYHHGDLRRQLLDAAANLIREEGEAALSMRKLALAVGVSRTAPYHHFSDKQALLCAVAEEGFRRFRRIVTTRLDTSEPAAVIDEAAIRLFIRRYIDFAVSNAEYYDLMFGGHLWKSEQLTASLKGEAYTSFKVYVDQIRCWQKAELVSATVDPLRYAQVSWSTLHGMSRLLIDGIYLDSEAVAAMSDAAANMFWQQLQAA, from the coding sequence ATGTCTACATCTGAAATTAGCGCCGGTGCAACAGAAGTTAAGCCCTACCATCATGGTGATCTGCGACGGCAGCTGCTCGATGCTGCCGCCAATTTGATTCGTGAAGAGGGGGAGGCTGCCTTGTCAATGCGAAAGCTTGCCCTCGCGGTTGGCGTGTCGCGCACTGCACCATACCATCATTTTAGCGATAAGCAGGCTCTTCTGTGTGCCGTTGCTGAAGAGGGCTTTCGGCGCTTTCGACGTATTGTTACCACCCGCCTTGACACTTCTGAGCCCGCTGCCGTGATTGATGAGGCGGCGATTCGCTTATTTATACGTCGCTATATCGATTTTGCGGTGAGTAACGCCGAGTATTACGACTTAATGTTTGGCGGTCATTTGTGGAAGTCCGAGCAGTTGACGGCGTCTTTGAAAGGCGAAGCCTACACTTCATTTAAGGTTTATGTTGATCAGATTCGCTGTTGGCAAAAAGCAGAGTTGGTGTCTGCCACGGTTGATCCGCTGCGCTATGCCCAGGTAAGTTGGTCGACTTTACACGGCATGAGTCGATTGCTGATTGACGGCATTTACTTAGACTCAGAGGCCGTAGCCGCCATGAGCGATGCCGCCGCCAATATGTTCTGGCAGCAACTACAGGCTGCTTAA
- a CDS encoding DNA-3-methyladenine glycosylase I, protein MSELCGWCLSDPQYIRYHNTEWGVPSDDDAKHFEFLILESAQAGLSWLTILRKREGYRKAFANFNPRKVAKFDADMVEVLKANPAIVRNRLKIESAISNARLFLDIQKEYGSFARYMWSYFDDTPLQNHWRSLSDVPATSTQSDHISKDLKKRGFRFFGSTICYANLQALGFVNDHLLSCPRHAACAELGNNFRPHWL, encoded by the coding sequence GTGTCTGAGCTTTGTGGCTGGTGTCTCAGTGACCCGCAATATATTCGCTACCATAATACGGAGTGGGGCGTACCCAGTGACGACGACGCCAAACATTTTGAGTTTCTTATTTTGGAATCTGCGCAAGCCGGTCTCAGTTGGCTCACCATACTACGCAAGCGCGAAGGCTATCGAAAAGCATTTGCCAATTTCAATCCCCGTAAAGTCGCCAAATTTGACGCCGACATGGTCGAGGTTTTAAAGGCCAACCCTGCAATTGTGCGCAACCGTTTAAAAATAGAAAGCGCCATTAGCAACGCCCGCCTGTTTTTAGACATTCAAAAGGAATACGGCAGCTTTGCTCGCTATATGTGGTCCTACTTCGATGACACCCCACTGCAAAATCACTGGCGCAGTTTGTCCGACGTACCCGCTACCAGCACCCAATCAGATCACATTAGTAAAGATCTAAAAAAACGCGGATTTCGTTTTTTTGGCAGCACCATTTGTTATGCCAATTTACAGGCCTTGGGCTTTGTTAATGATCATCTGCTTAGCTGCCCCAGACACGCGGCGTGCGCTGAATTAGGCAATAATTTTCGACCACATTGGTTATAA
- a CDS encoding DUF4136 domain-containing protein, whose product MKTSKLFILIVAMLLSACSTTNVVSDYNPNIDFSRYQHYLWSESSGADKNISPFIIDNVKAALQTQLSNRAYLKAPAPQAADFIVKYYLAEAADTIDRSPRLGLGIGSFGGNFGMSSSVGVPLGKDTVNRNVQIIIDFINPADMKLSWRGSLVVELHNSDPKANTAMIEEAVAEILNQFPPSKQ is encoded by the coding sequence ATGAAAACCAGTAAACTATTTATTCTTATCGTAGCGATGCTGCTAAGTGCCTGCAGCACGACCAATGTCGTGAGCGATTACAATCCCAATATTGATTTCAGTCGCTACCAACACTACCTCTGGTCAGAGAGTAGTGGCGCAGATAAGAACATTTCGCCCTTTATTATCGACAATGTTAAAGCAGCGCTGCAAACCCAGCTAAGCAATCGCGCATACCTCAAAGCTCCGGCTCCGCAAGCGGCCGACTTTATTGTTAAGTACTATTTGGCAGAAGCCGCCGACACCATCGACCGCAGCCCGCGACTTGGCTTAGGAATCGGCAGCTTTGGCGGCAATTTCGGTATGAGCAGCTCGGTCGGCGTGCCCCTAGGCAAGGACACCGTCAATCGCAATGTACAAATCATAATTGACTTTATAAATCCTGCTGACATGAAGCTAAGTTGGCGAGGATCTCTGGTCGTGGAGCTTCATAATAGCGACCCCAAAGCCAATACTGCGATGATAGAAGAAGCCGTTGCCGAGATCCTGAACCAGTTCCCGCCGAGCAAGCAATGA
- a CDS encoding acyltransferase, whose translation MRQDQRPYWVKKNYLRFRSWYTQHFLKPACDFLGDYPTFMKPWYISISGPNIEIGHCATVIGEPENRVKIGVWGNDEHSGRIKIGDYVLISPGTRISAANEIIIGDSVMIANGVYITDSDWHQMYDRASRSTDFAPVHIANNVWLGDRSTVLKGVTIGENSVVAACAVVSRDVPANVVVAGNPAVVVKELDVTRPMKTRADYFADPEGQAKFFDGVDKMVLQKNGFLRWLRILVKPSTKD comes from the coding sequence ATGCGGCAGGATCAGCGACCCTATTGGGTTAAAAAGAACTATTTACGCTTTCGCAGTTGGTATACCCAGCATTTTCTAAAGCCCGCCTGTGATTTTCTGGGCGATTACCCGACCTTTATGAAGCCTTGGTATATCTCGATCTCGGGGCCAAATATTGAAATTGGCCACTGTGCCACGGTAATAGGTGAGCCGGAAAATCGGGTAAAAATTGGCGTTTGGGGAAATGACGAGCACAGTGGTCGAATTAAAATTGGTGACTATGTGCTGATTAGTCCGGGTACTCGAATTTCGGCCGCCAATGAAATCATTATTGGTGACAGCGTCATGATCGCCAATGGTGTATATATCACTGACAGCGATTGGCATCAGATGTACGACCGAGCGAGTCGCAGTACCGATTTTGCCCCGGTTCATATCGCTAATAATGTGTGGCTGGGTGACCGCAGTACCGTGCTTAAGGGCGTCACCATTGGTGAAAACAGCGTGGTTGCGGCCTGCGCGGTAGTGAGCCGGGATGTGCCTGCGAATGTTGTGGTAGCCGGTAATCCGGCCGTTGTGGTGAAAGAGCTGGATGTGACTCGACCAATGAAAACCCGCGCAGACTATTTTGCTGACCCAGAGGGGCAGGCTAAATTTTTTGATGGTGTCGATAAAATGGTGTTACAAAAAAACGGCTTCTTGCGCTGGTTGCGAATATTGGTAAAGCCGAGTACTAAGGATTAG
- a CDS encoding GreA/GreB family elongation factor, producing MLTNLDDEYLLIKESDYLSLTEFIKCNRSEATVALAEEMRKAKVLADEGFPDNVVSLNATVDFFDPELSKESKVTLVLPWQADLTKRKVSILSPVGCALIGLRTGKRINWPLLNGKTRTLDIVGVSQMQKRKIRSRA from the coding sequence GTGTTGACTAATTTGGATGATGAGTACTTATTGATAAAAGAGTCGGACTACCTGTCCTTAACCGAGTTTATAAAGTGTAATCGGTCTGAGGCGACAGTGGCCCTGGCAGAGGAAATGCGCAAGGCGAAGGTGCTGGCTGACGAGGGTTTTCCTGACAATGTGGTGTCATTAAATGCCACTGTTGATTTTTTTGACCCCGAGCTGAGCAAAGAAAGTAAAGTCACTTTGGTGCTGCCATGGCAGGCCGATTTGACCAAGAGAAAAGTGTCTATTCTCTCGCCAGTCGGTTGTGCCTTAATTGGTTTGCGAACGGGTAAACGAATTAATTGGCCTTTGTTAAACGGTAAAACTCGCACCCTAGATATCGTGGGGGTGAGTCAGATGCAAAAACGCAAAATAAGGTCTCGCGCTTAA
- a CDS encoding ABC transporter permease, whose translation MNIHAIRAIYLFELGRTWRTLMQSIASPVISTSLYFVVFGSAIGSRMVEIDGVSYGAFIIPGLIMLALLTESISNASFGIYFPKYNGTIYEILSAPISMPEILLGYVGAAASKSVILGGIILITARIFVDYHIAHPVWMVTFLVLTAVTFSLFGFIIGIWADGFEKLQIIPMLIVTPLTFLGGSFYSITMLPPLWQTITLANPVVYLISAFRWSFYDVADVDVGVSVAMILLFMVICLALIAWIFRTGYRLKS comes from the coding sequence ATGAATATTCACGCTATTCGGGCTATTTATTTGTTTGAGTTAGGCCGTACTTGGCGGACTTTGATGCAAAGCATTGCCTCGCCAGTCATATCGACCTCACTGTATTTTGTGGTGTTTGGCTCGGCGATTGGTTCGCGCATGGTAGAAATTGATGGGGTGAGCTACGGCGCGTTTATTATTCCCGGTTTAATTATGCTGGCTTTGTTAACCGAGAGTATTTCCAATGCTTCCTTCGGGATATATTTTCCTAAATACAACGGCACCATCTACGAAATTTTATCGGCGCCAATTTCCATGCCCGAGATTCTGCTTGGCTATGTGGGTGCGGCGGCCAGTAAGTCAGTGATACTGGGTGGGATTATCCTTATTACGGCGCGCATATTCGTTGATTATCATATTGCCCATCCGGTGTGGATGGTCACATTTCTGGTGTTGACGGCGGTCACCTTTAGTTTGTTTGGCTTTATTATTGGTATTTGGGCAGATGGTTTTGAAAAACTGCAAATTATACCGATGCTCATTGTGACACCGCTGACCTTTCTTGGTGGCAGTTTCTATTCCATTACTATGTTGCCGCCCCTGTGGCAGACCATTACCCTCGCTAATCCCGTTGTGTATTTGATCAGCGCTTTTCGTTGGAGTTTTTACGATGTTGCTGACGTCGATGTTGGGGTCAGCGTGGCAATGATTTTGCTATTTATGGTGATTTGCTTGGCCTTGATTGCGTGGATTTTTCGCACCGGCTATAGACTAAAAAGTTGA
- the cysE gene encoding serine O-acetyltransferase, which yields MTIHAAKKTDKLDPVWQTIRKETACEVEREPVLASFLHATILNHDTLETALSFHLAHSLDSPAASALLVREVIEEAFISDPSIGGAIRADICAVFERDSACGSLSIPFLYFKGFHALQSYRIAHALWLQGRTSLALYFQNRISCEFGVDIHPAARIGQGILMDHATGIVIGETAVVGNNVSIMQSVTLGGTGKEEGDRHPKVADGVLLSAGAKILGNIHIGEGAQVMAGSVVLRDVPPHTVVAGVPAKVIGKPDCQAPALSMNHRACCDE from the coding sequence ATGACTATTCACGCCGCAAAAAAGACTGACAAACTCGATCCTGTATGGCAAACCATCCGCAAGGAAACCGCCTGCGAGGTCGAGCGCGAGCCAGTACTAGCCAGTTTTCTACACGCAACCATCCTCAATCACGACACCCTGGAAACCGCGCTTAGCTTTCACTTGGCACACAGTCTCGACAGCCCAGCCGCATCAGCGCTGCTGGTAAGAGAGGTCATTGAAGAAGCGTTTATTAGCGACCCCAGTATTGGCGGCGCCATACGCGCCGATATCTGCGCGGTATTTGAGCGCGACTCGGCATGTGGCAGTCTGTCGATACCCTTTTTATATTTCAAAGGCTTCCATGCCCTGCAGTCTTATCGCATTGCCCACGCCCTGTGGTTACAGGGCCGGACATCGCTAGCCCTGTATTTCCAGAACCGAATCTCCTGCGAGTTTGGCGTCGACATTCACCCCGCCGCTAGAATCGGTCAAGGAATTCTGATGGATCACGCGACGGGTATTGTGATCGGCGAAACCGCCGTCGTGGGCAATAATGTATCTATTATGCAATCGGTCACTCTTGGCGGCACCGGTAAAGAAGAGGGTGATCGCCACCCCAAGGTCGCTGATGGCGTATTACTCAGCGCTGGCGCAAAAATACTGGGCAATATACATATTGGTGAGGGTGCGCAAGTAATGGCCGGTAGCGTGGTGTTACGCGATGTACCGCCTCATACCGTGGTCGCTGGCGTGCCCGCCAAGGTTATTGGCAAGCCCGACTGTCAGGCGCCCGCGCTATCGATGAATCACCGCGCCTGTTGCGATGAATAA